A stretch of the Nothobranchius furzeri strain GRZ-AD chromosome 5, NfurGRZ-RIMD1, whole genome shotgun sequence genome encodes the following:
- the LOC139061477 gene encoding ectonucleotide pyrophosphatase/phosphodiesterase family member 7-like isoform X3, translated as MMRATSLFLLWVSCVFGAPVSKDRQKLLLISFDGFRWDYDRDVDTPNLDQMAKDGVKAQYVTPPYLTITSPSHFTILTGRYIENHGVIHNMWFNTTTTEKKPYYQSQFVNEWWDNGSLPIWITAQRQGLKAGSLHFPGTASSYQGQVAMVQEVEPLLYNYKNETAWRENSDKVMSWFRDRDLDFVSLYFGEPDGVGHKYGPDSPERREMVRQVDRTVGYIRHSAEHHGLTDQLNVIITADHGMSTVFRNGLVEEITLSKIPGFSFRDLSFHLLDYGPSGMLLPKPGKLDGVYNTLKGAHPHLHVYKKEEMPEHLHYSKNDRILPIILWADPGYVINGYFPVQFNKGEHGYDNQEMDMKPFFRAVGPAFQKNLEVGPFETVNIYPLMCHILGIQPEVNDGHLSVTKHMLVISDSRGSGVRRILGAETSLRHNKATGDENLNFITFN; from the exons ATGATGCGGGCCACGAGTCTCTTCCTCCTCTGGGTGTCCTGTGTCTTCGGCGCACCGGTGAGCAAAGACAGACAGAAGTTGTTGCTCATTTCCTTTGACGGTTTCCGGTGGGATTACGACCGCGATGTGGACACACCAAACCTTGACCAGATGGCCAAGGATGGAGTCAAAGCCCAGTATGTCACACCTCCATACCTGACCATCACCAGCCCATCACACTTCACCATCCTGACAG GGCGCTACATAGAGAACCACGGGGTAATCCACAACATGTGGTTCAACACAACCACCACGGAGAAGAAGCCCTACTATCAGAGCCAGTTCGTGAATGAGTGGTGGGACAACGGCTCTCTGCCGATCTGGATCACAGCACAGAGACAG GGCCTGAAAGCTGGCTCTCTTCACTTCCCTGGCACAGCTTCCAGTTACCAGGGACAGGTTGCTATGGTACAAGAAGTGGAGCCCCTGCTTTACAACTACAAGAACGAAACTGCTTGGAGAGAAAACTCGGATAAGGTGATGAGCTGGTTTAGAGATCGGGATCTGGACTTTGTTTCCTTGTATTTTGGTGAGCCAGATGGCGTGGGCCACAAATATGGCCCAGACTCACCTGAGCGCAGGGAGATGGTGAGGCAAGTGGACAGAACGGTGGGCTACATCCGACACTCGGCTGAGCACCACGGGCTGACCGACCAGCTCAACGTCATTATCACAGCAGACCACGGCATGAGCACGGTGTTCCGTAACGGCTTGGTGGAGGAGATCACCCTATCCAAGATCCCAGGCTTTTCATTCCGTGACCTGTCCTTCCACCTGTTGGACTACGGACCCTCTGGGATGCTGCTGCCCAAGCCTGGAAAGCTGGATGGCGTTTACAATACTCTGAAGGGGGCTCATCCTCACCTGCACGTTTACAAGAAAGAAGAGATGCCAGAACACCTCCACTACTCAAAAAATGACCGCATCCTCCCCATCATCCTGTGGGCTGACCCTGGATATGTCATCAATGGG TATTTTCCAGTTCAGTTCAACAAGGGCGAGCACGGCTACGACAACCAGGAGATGGACATGAAGCCTTTCTTCAGGGCGGTGGGTCCAGCTTTCCAAAAGAACCTGGAGGTGGGCCCTTTTGAGACGGTGAACATCTACCCTCTGATGTGTCACATCTTGGGAATCCAGCCTGAGGTCAACGATGGACACCTGAGTGTCACCAAACACATGCTGGTTATCAGCGATTCCCGTGGGAGTGGAG ttcgtagaatccttggagcagagacttctcttcgacacaacaaagctactggagacgaaaatctgaattttataacatttaattga
- the LOC139061477 gene encoding ectonucleotide pyrophosphatase/phosphodiesterase family member 7-like isoform X4, with translation MMRATSLFLLWVSCVFGAPVSKDRQKLLLISFDGFRWDYDRDVDTPNLDQMAKDGVKAQYVTPPYLTITSPSHFTILTGRYIENHGVIHNMWFNTTTTEKKPYYQSQFVNEWWDNGSLPIWITAQRQGLKAGSLHFPGTASSYQGQVAMVQEVEPLLYNYKNETAWRENSDKVMSWFRDRDLDFVSLYFGEPDGVGHKYGPDSPERREMVRQVDRTVGYIRHSAEHHGLTDQLNVIITADHGMSTVFRNGLVEEITLSKIPGFSFRDLSFHLLDYGPSGMLLPKPGKLDGVYNTLKGAHPHLHVYKKEEMPEHLHYSKNDRILPIILWADPGYVINGYFPVQFNKGEHGYDNQEMDMKPFFRAVGPAFQKNLEVGPFETVNIYPLMCHILGIQPEVNDGHLSVTKHMLVISDSRGSGGKVGVSCEVEGMVIQVS, from the exons ATGATGCGGGCCACGAGTCTCTTCCTCCTCTGGGTGTCCTGTGTCTTCGGCGCACCGGTGAGCAAAGACAGACAGAAGTTGTTGCTCATTTCCTTTGACGGTTTCCGGTGGGATTACGACCGCGATGTGGACACACCAAACCTTGACCAGATGGCCAAGGATGGAGTCAAAGCCCAGTATGTCACACCTCCATACCTGACCATCACCAGCCCATCACACTTCACCATCCTGACAG GGCGCTACATAGAGAACCACGGGGTAATCCACAACATGTGGTTCAACACAACCACCACGGAGAAGAAGCCCTACTATCAGAGCCAGTTCGTGAATGAGTGGTGGGACAACGGCTCTCTGCCGATCTGGATCACAGCACAGAGACAG GGCCTGAAAGCTGGCTCTCTTCACTTCCCTGGCACAGCTTCCAGTTACCAGGGACAGGTTGCTATGGTACAAGAAGTGGAGCCCCTGCTTTACAACTACAAGAACGAAACTGCTTGGAGAGAAAACTCGGATAAGGTGATGAGCTGGTTTAGAGATCGGGATCTGGACTTTGTTTCCTTGTATTTTGGTGAGCCAGATGGCGTGGGCCACAAATATGGCCCAGACTCACCTGAGCGCAGGGAGATGGTGAGGCAAGTGGACAGAACGGTGGGCTACATCCGACACTCGGCTGAGCACCACGGGCTGACCGACCAGCTCAACGTCATTATCACAGCAGACCACGGCATGAGCACGGTGTTCCGTAACGGCTTGGTGGAGGAGATCACCCTATCCAAGATCCCAGGCTTTTCATTCCGTGACCTGTCCTTCCACCTGTTGGACTACGGACCCTCTGGGATGCTGCTGCCCAAGCCTGGAAAGCTGGATGGCGTTTACAATACTCTGAAGGGGGCTCATCCTCACCTGCACGTTTACAAGAAAGAAGAGATGCCAGAACACCTCCACTACTCAAAAAATGACCGCATCCTCCCCATCATCCTGTGGGCTGACCCTGGATATGTCATCAATGGG TATTTTCCAGTTCAGTTCAACAAGGGCGAGCACGGCTACGACAACCAGGAGATGGACATGAAGCCTTTCTTCAGGGCGGTGGGTCCAGCTTTCCAAAAGAACCTGGAGGTGGGCCCTTTTGAGACGGTGAACATCTACCCTCTGATGTGTCACATCTTGGGAATCCAGCCTGAGGTCAACGATGGACACCTGAGTGTCACCAAACACATGCTGGTTATCAGCGATTCCCGTGGGAGTGGAG